In one Desulfoferula mesophila genomic region, the following are encoded:
- a CDS encoding helix-turn-helix domain-containing protein, with protein MNQRLLTLKQAADYLGLTTWAMRERVWNGDIPVVRFSNGRKQYIDVQDIEAFIKANKERIA; from the coding sequence ATGAACCAAAGGCTTTTAACGCTGAAACAGGCGGCAGATTACCTTGGCCTGACCACCTGGGCCATGCGGGAACGGGTCTGGAATGGGGATATCCCGGTGGTGAGGTTCTCCAATGGCCGAAAGCAATACATCGACGTTCAAGACATTGAAGCCTTTATCAAGGCGAACAAGGAGCGGATCGCTTGA
- a CDS encoding tetratricopeptide repeat protein, with translation MKKIALAILLALCLAQPAWAGSEEGWAAFMKGDYATAIKIFLSLAEQGDAQNQNTMGVMYFFGKGVPQDYKKAIFWYRKAAEQGFVESQASLGEMYENGQGIPQNYKKAAYWYNKAAEQGNVGAQYNLGYLYANGEGVPQNYIKAHMWFNLAAAQGIELAQKGRDMIAAKMTPQQIAEAQRLASEWKPSK, from the coding sequence ATGAAAAAAATAGCCTTGGCCATTCTGCTTGCCCTGTGCCTGGCACAACCGGCGTGGGCTGGTTCGGAAGAAGGTTGGGCAGCTTTTATGAAAGGCGATTACGCAACAGCCATAAAAATTTTTCTGTCTTTGGCTGAACAGGGAGATGCACAAAATCAGAACACTATGGGGGTTATGTATTTCTTTGGCAAAGGCGTACCCCAAGATTACAAGAAGGCAATTTTTTGGTATCGAAAGGCCGCCGAGCAGGGCTTTGTTGAGTCCCAAGCCAGCCTTGGCGAGATGTATGAAAATGGCCAAGGAATACCTCAGAACTATAAAAAGGCAGCCTACTGGTACAACAAAGCGGCAGAGCAGGGGAACGTTGGGGCTCAATACAACCTAGGGTATTTATATGCCAACGGCGAGGGGGTTCCGCAAAACTACATCAAAGCACATATGTGGTTTAACCTGGCTGCCGCTCAGGGAATAGAACTTGCTCAAAAAGGGCGGGACATGATCGCTGCTAAAATGACCCCCCAACAAATAGCCGAAGCCCAGCGCCTTGCCAGCGAGTGGAAACCATCAAAATAA
- a CDS encoding tyrosine-type recombinase/integrase — translation MGMIYQRGNIYWIKYYRNGKPYRESTRSTKESDAKRLLKKREGEISEGKLPGVYYDKVRFDELATDYLNDYRINGKSTLNKAERIVKLHLEPFFGGYRVTNITTALVREYIAQRMEAGAANATINRELAALKRAFNLASQCTPPKVPQVPHIPMLKENNTRKGFLEHDQFLALRNALPEHLQGLVTFGYKTGWRLGEITGLTWDRVDMVQGIVRLEAGETKNNQARTVYLDDELKAVLRNQFVKRHLGCPYVFHREGKKVGRFDKAWNTACATATLHGAIFHDLRRTAVRNMTRAGVPERVAMMISGHKTRSVFDRYNIVSAEDLKQAAAKLQAYLPTGTVTGTTTKKEASPIRLTS, via the coding sequence ATGGGTATGATCTATCAGAGAGGCAATATCTACTGGATCAAGTATTACCGCAACGGAAAACCCTACCGTGAATCAACCCGCAGCACTAAAGAATCAGATGCCAAAAGGTTGTTGAAGAAGCGTGAGGGCGAAATATCCGAGGGCAAGCTTCCCGGCGTCTACTACGACAAAGTGCGGTTTGATGAGCTAGCCACAGACTATTTGAACGACTACCGTATCAACGGCAAAAGCACCCTTAACAAGGCCGAGAGGATCGTCAAGCTTCACCTGGAGCCATTCTTCGGTGGCTACAGAGTCACCAACATAACAACCGCCCTAGTGAGAGAGTACATTGCCCAACGAATGGAAGCTGGGGCCGCAAACGCCACCATCAACCGGGAACTAGCGGCCCTGAAACGGGCCTTCAACTTAGCCAGCCAATGCACCCCGCCCAAGGTCCCCCAGGTTCCCCATATCCCCATGCTCAAGGAGAACAACACCCGCAAGGGCTTCTTGGAGCATGACCAGTTCCTAGCCCTGCGTAATGCCTTGCCTGAACACCTTCAGGGCCTAGTGACCTTTGGCTACAAAACCGGGTGGCGCTTGGGGGAGATAACGGGGCTTACCTGGGATCGTGTCGACATGGTGCAAGGAATCGTGAGGCTTGAGGCAGGTGAAACCAAAAACAATCAAGCCCGTACGGTCTACTTGGATGATGAACTCAAGGCGGTCTTGAGGAATCAGTTTGTTAAGCGCCACCTTGGATGCCCTTACGTCTTCCATCGGGAGGGCAAAAAGGTAGGGCGGTTTGACAAGGCATGGAATACCGCTTGCGCCACCGCCACACTTCACGGGGCTATCTTCCATGACCTCAGACGTACGGCTGTACGCAACATGACGAGAGCCGGGGTCCCTGAACGGGTAGCCATGATGATAAGCGGCCACAAGACCCGCTCAGTGTTTGACCGCTACAACATCGTATCCGCCGAAGACCTCAAGCAAGCCGCCGCCAAACTTCAAGCCTACCTGCCCACGGGCACAGTCACGGGCACAACCACAAAAAAAGAGGCCAGCCCGATTAGGCTAACCTCTTGA
- a CDS encoding tyrosine-type recombinase/integrase, with the protein MAKLTKRRIDSIRPGKKDVVLWDSEVQGFGLRVMKDTGYKSFIIQYRAQGRSRRLTIGRYGLMTLVQARKVAREKLSAVDQGGDPAEEKKLGRQAVTIKELAQRYLEEHAKVKKKPASTFRDERLLGRFILPTLGTRQIKTITRADVAALHHKIGQETPIQANRTLAVFSKMMTLAIRWGLYPNENPCRHVERFKERKRERYLSQDELARLGQVLNEAEENQLISPTAAAALRLLALSGMRRSEVLSLQWSWIDFERGVIFFPDSKTGQKITALGAPALELLDNIPRTAGNPHVFPGKIFGRPLHDLNKPWQMVREKADLKGVRLHDLRHTHASVGAAAGLSLRVIGALLNHTQAATTQRYAHLPQDPVKQAADQVASLIDGAMKAPAKRKVVDIDKG; encoded by the coding sequence TTGGCGAAGCTCACCAAACGGCGTATTGACAGCATCAGGCCTGGAAAAAAAGACGTGGTGTTGTGGGATAGCGAAGTCCAGGGTTTCGGGCTGCGTGTGATGAAGGATACCGGCTACAAGAGTTTCATAATCCAATACCGGGCCCAGGGCCGAAGCCGCCGTCTTACCATTGGGCGCTATGGGCTCATGACCTTGGTTCAGGCCCGCAAAGTTGCTAGGGAGAAGTTGTCGGCAGTTGACCAGGGTGGTGACCCCGCGGAAGAAAAGAAGTTGGGTCGTCAGGCTGTAACCATCAAGGAGCTGGCCCAACGATACCTTGAAGAACACGCCAAGGTGAAGAAAAAGCCTGCCAGCACTTTCCGTGACGAGCGGTTGCTAGGGCGCTTCATCCTGCCAACTCTCGGCACACGCCAGATTAAAACTATCACCAGGGCAGACGTTGCTGCGCTGCACCATAAGATAGGCCAGGAGACCCCCATCCAGGCTAACCGCACCCTGGCCGTGTTCTCCAAGATGATGACCCTGGCTATCCGGTGGGGCCTATACCCAAACGAAAACCCTTGCCGCCACGTGGAGCGCTTCAAGGAACGCAAGCGGGAGCGCTATCTCAGCCAGGATGAGTTGGCCCGCCTGGGCCAGGTCCTGAACGAGGCCGAAGAGAACCAGCTGATTTCCCCTACCGCCGCCGCCGCCCTGAGGCTGTTAGCTTTATCTGGCATGCGTAGGAGCGAAGTACTCAGCTTACAATGGAGTTGGATTGACTTCGAACGTGGCGTAATCTTTTTCCCGGATTCCAAGACCGGCCAGAAGATCACGGCCCTTGGAGCGCCCGCTCTGGAGCTCCTGGACAACATTCCGAGAACTGCTGGCAATCCCCATGTATTCCCGGGCAAAATATTCGGCCGCCCACTCCACGACCTTAACAAGCCTTGGCAAATGGTGCGGGAGAAAGCCGACCTCAAGGGCGTTCGTCTTCATGACCTTCGTCACACCCATGCCAGCGTAGGGGCTGCGGCCGGGCTTTCCCTGCGGGTTATCGGGGCCCTGCTGAACCACACCCAGGCTGCCACAACCCAGCGTTACGCCCACCTGCCCCAGGATCCCGTGAAGCAAGCCGCCGATCAGGTGGCCAGCCTAATTGATGGTGCCATGAAGGCGCCGGCAAAGCGCAAAGTGGTTGATATCGATAAAGGCTAA
- the katG gene encoding catalase/peroxidase HPI, whose protein sequence is MNEDSKRPIAGGGTSIRDWWPNQLNLKILHQNSSLSDPMGEDFNYAEEFKKLNLKAVKKDLYALMTDSQDWWPADYGHYGGLFIRMAWHSAGTYRTGDGRGGGGAGAQRFAPLNSWPDNVNLDKARRLLWPIKQKYGKKISWADLFILAGNCALESMGFKTFGFGGGREDIWEPEEDVYWGSEEEWLATSDKPKSRYSGKRDLENPLAAVQMGLIYVNPEGPDGKPDPVASGRDVRETFARMAMNDEETVALVAGGHTFGKCHGAGDPSHVGPEPEAAPIEQQGLGWKSSFRSGKGGDAIGSGIEGAWKPNPTTFDMGYLKVLFKYDWELVKSPAGANQWLAKNVDEEDMVVDAFNPSKKHRPMMTTADLSLKFDRIYKPIAQHYLEKPAEFADAFARAWFKLTHRDMGPLSRYLGPEVPEEQLIWQDPVPAVDHKLISSRDIAKLKEKLLDSGLSIQQLVSTAWASASSFRGSDKRGGANGARIRLAPQKDWKVNEPAKLKKALKVLKGIQEEFNGAQTGNKKISLADLIVLGGCAAVEQAAKDAGHKVKVPFTPGRTDASQAQTDVAAFGVLEPKADGFRNYLKAKYAVSAEELLVDRAQLLTLTAPEMTVLIGGMRALNANFGKSKHGVFTKRPGTLTNDFFVNLLDMGNEWRPTSKDSDVFEICDRKTGKVKWTATRVDLIFGSNSQLRAVAEVYGCKDGEKKFVQDFVAAWDKVMNLDRFDLA, encoded by the coding sequence ATGAATGAAGATAGCAAGCGCCCCATTGCCGGTGGGGGAACCTCGATCCGGGATTGGTGGCCCAACCAGTTGAACCTCAAAATTTTGCACCAGAACTCTTCCCTGAGCGATCCCATGGGGGAGGATTTCAACTATGCCGAAGAATTCAAGAAGCTCAATCTGAAGGCGGTGAAAAAGGACCTCTATGCCCTGATGACCGATTCGCAGGACTGGTGGCCGGCCGATTACGGTCATTATGGGGGTCTGTTCATCCGCATGGCCTGGCACAGCGCGGGCACCTACCGCACCGGCGACGGCCGCGGAGGCGGCGGGGCCGGCGCTCAGCGCTTCGCGCCCCTCAACAGCTGGCCGGACAACGTGAACCTGGACAAGGCGCGCCGGCTGCTTTGGCCGATAAAACAAAAATACGGCAAGAAGATTTCCTGGGCCGACCTTTTTATCCTGGCGGGCAACTGCGCGCTTGAATCCATGGGCTTCAAGACCTTCGGCTTCGGCGGTGGGCGCGAGGATATCTGGGAGCCGGAAGAGGACGTTTACTGGGGCTCCGAAGAGGAGTGGCTGGCTACCAGCGACAAGCCCAAAAGCCGCTACAGCGGCAAACGGGACCTGGAAAACCCCCTGGCCGCGGTGCAGATGGGCCTGATCTACGTGAACCCCGAAGGCCCGGACGGCAAACCCGATCCGGTGGCGTCGGGCCGCGACGTGCGCGAGACCTTCGCGCGCATGGCCATGAACGACGAGGAGACCGTAGCGCTGGTGGCCGGCGGGCACACCTTCGGCAAATGCCATGGGGCGGGTGACCCGTCGCACGTGGGCCCCGAGCCCGAGGCGGCCCCCATAGAACAACAGGGGCTCGGTTGGAAGAGCAGTTTCCGCAGCGGCAAGGGCGGAGACGCCATCGGCAGCGGCATCGAGGGAGCCTGGAAACCCAACCCGACCACCTTCGACATGGGTTATCTGAAGGTCCTGTTCAAGTACGATTGGGAACTGGTGAAAAGCCCGGCCGGCGCCAACCAGTGGCTGGCCAAGAACGTGGACGAAGAGGACATGGTGGTCGATGCCTTCAATCCATCCAAAAAGCACCGCCCCATGATGACCACGGCGGACCTCTCCCTGAAGTTCGACCGCATCTATAAACCCATCGCGCAGCACTACCTGGAGAAGCCCGCGGAATTCGCGGATGCTTTCGCCAGGGCCTGGTTCAAGCTGACCCACCGCGACATGGGCCCCCTTTCGCGTTACCTGGGCCCGGAGGTGCCGGAGGAGCAGCTTATTTGGCAAGACCCGGTGCCTGCGGTGGATCATAAGCTGATCAGTTCCAGGGATATCGCCAAGCTCAAAGAAAAACTCCTTGACTCGGGCCTCTCCATCCAGCAGTTGGTCTCCACCGCCTGGGCCTCGGCTTCCTCGTTCCGTGGCTCCGACAAGCGCGGCGGCGCCAACGGGGCGCGTATCCGCCTGGCCCCGCAAAAGGATTGGAAAGTCAATGAGCCGGCCAAGCTGAAGAAGGCGCTCAAAGTTCTGAAGGGAATCCAAGAGGAATTCAACGGCGCGCAGACCGGCAACAAGAAGATTTCGTTGGCCGACCTGATCGTCTTGGGCGGGTGCGCGGCGGTGGAGCAGGCCGCCAAGGACGCCGGTCACAAAGTGAAGGTCCCCTTCACGCCGGGGCGCACCGATGCCTCGCAGGCGCAGACCGACGTGGCGGCATTCGGGGTGTTAGAGCCCAAGGCGGATGGCTTCCGCAACTACCTGAAGGCCAAATACGCCGTGTCGGCGGAGGAGTTGTTGGTCGACCGCGCGCAACTTCTCACCCTCACCGCCCCGGAGATGACCGTTCTCATCGGAGGCATGCGCGCCCTGAACGCTAACTTCGGCAAATCAAAACACGGCGTGTTTACCAAGCGGCCGGGAACGCTCACTAACGACTTCTTCGTGAACCTGTTGGACATGGGCAACGAGTGGAGGCCCACCTCCAAAGACTCCGACGTGTTCGAGATCTGCGACCGCAAGACCGGCAAGGTAAAATGGACCGCCACCCGGGTGGACCTCATCTTCGGCTCCAATTCCCAACTGCGGGCGGTGGCTGAAGTCTACGGATGCAAGGACGGGGAGAAAAAGTTCGTACAGGACTTTGTGGCCGCCTGGGACAAGGTTATGAACCTCGACCGTTTCGACCTGGCCTGA
- a CDS encoding sulfatase-like hydrolase/transferase has product MKINRFLDFPFHPVLLAIAPVLFLYIQNRLIIPLAALTRPAIIIVALALILMGIVYALGKNLRRNFLILSAFLFSFFSLGFAIDVLLFVTSKSDFQVIPYKLLCIWSGLFFACLLPVILFRRSYLTLTRLYNGFATYIVVAQLVTIAVSCLYTVDSKIAVKPVTMRPTVDAKGPDPPKSTLPHIYYIILDGYARKDVLENIYKFDNQPFLDRLKSMGFFVAEKSKANYCQTILSLASSLNFCYLDEVASAVRTKSYDRRPLISMIQKSRLVSFLKKKGYEFVALSCWYSPTNIRGADKSVGGFTYFDDLVLRSTPLEYFLAWLKFTHYKMTLYQSSILGALDRLHIPAGYNRPTFVFAHITIPHPPFIFVPRGKKSDCPSISIADGSHRIKGSEQRRQIYIKEYREQLQYVNLRIIKILDHIKATSTRPLMIVLQGDHGPGSTLNWDQIEKTYFLERLGILNAFHFPDGHTNGVYDTISPVNTFRLILNKLFATSLPILEDVSFMSNWLNPYLFVRDTHGTATADLNGFTPRVMLAHTKLGEPKKEGSPLDAEGNLKIMAVGVEIVFEKLLRGKLLKISLDGNDDYRLEFLLGKESIGVVKIKGKSKNSGLRNYVVNVPELVTVRGFDGLKIYPSGGDLEYAVGYIKSTGARHMPPYIKRGVTQPPG; this is encoded by the coding sequence TTGAAAATTAACCGTTTTTTGGATTTTCCCTTTCATCCTGTTCTGCTAGCCATTGCGCCTGTCCTTTTTTTATATATCCAAAACAGGCTTATAATCCCACTGGCGGCGCTTACAAGACCGGCCATCATTATAGTAGCTTTGGCTCTGATCCTGATGGGTATAGTTTATGCTCTCGGAAAAAACTTAAGGAGGAACTTTCTAATCCTTTCTGCTTTTTTATTCAGTTTTTTTTCATTGGGTTTCGCAATCGATGTATTGCTGTTTGTTACTAGTAAATCAGATTTTCAAGTAATCCCATATAAGCTGCTGTGCATTTGGTCTGGGTTATTTTTTGCATGTCTTCTCCCCGTTATTTTGTTTCGCCGCAGTTATTTGACGCTTACAAGATTATACAATGGATTCGCAACCTACATAGTTGTAGCCCAATTGGTTACAATTGCGGTAAGCTGTCTTTATACCGTGGATTCGAAAATCGCGGTTAAGCCAGTAACAATGAGACCAACTGTTGATGCAAAAGGGCCTGATCCGCCCAAGTCCACCTTGCCTCATATTTATTATATTATTTTGGACGGTTACGCTAGGAAAGATGTTCTGGAGAATATTTACAAGTTCGACAATCAACCATTTTTAGATCGACTTAAATCTATGGGTTTTTTTGTTGCCGAAAAATCAAAGGCAAATTACTGTCAAACTATCTTATCTCTTGCCAGTTCCCTGAACTTTTGTTATTTGGACGAGGTTGCATCGGCGGTTAGAACGAAATCATATGATCGGCGGCCACTAATATCAATGATTCAAAAAAGCCGCCTCGTAAGTTTTCTGAAAAAAAAAGGATATGAATTTGTAGCCTTATCATGCTGGTATTCTCCCACGAATATAAGAGGAGCAGACAAGTCCGTGGGGGGATTTACGTATTTTGATGATTTGGTGTTGCGATCCACCCCACTTGAATACTTTTTGGCATGGTTAAAATTTACACACTATAAAATGACCCTTTATCAAAGCTCCATACTCGGAGCTCTTGATCGGCTTCACATCCCTGCTGGTTATAATCGGCCCACTTTTGTTTTCGCCCACATTACGATTCCACACCCACCATTCATATTCGTTCCTAGGGGGAAAAAATCGGATTGCCCAAGTATTTCAATAGCAGACGGGAGCCATAGAATAAAAGGAAGCGAACAGCGCAGACAAATTTACATAAAAGAATACAGGGAGCAACTACAATATGTGAACCTTAGGATAATTAAAATATTGGATCACATAAAGGCAACGAGCACTAGACCTCTGATGATCGTATTGCAGGGCGACCATGGCCCGGGTTCGACTCTGAACTGGGACCAAATAGAAAAAACTTATTTTTTAGAACGTCTGGGTATTTTAAATGCATTTCATTTCCCGGATGGCCACACAAATGGTGTGTATGACACCATAAGCCCCGTCAATACTTTCAGACTAATTTTAAACAAGCTGTTTGCGACCTCGTTGCCTATCTTGGAAGATGTTAGCTTTATGTCCAATTGGCTTAACCCCTATCTTTTCGTACGAGACACGCATGGCACAGCCACCGCTGACCTAAACGGTTTTACTCCAAGAGTTATGCTTGCTCACACAAAACTTGGCGAACCCAAAAAAGAGGGCTCTCCCTTGGATGCAGAAGGCAACTTAAAGATCATGGCAGTTGGAGTTGAGATCGTGTTTGAAAAATTATTACGAGGAAAATTACTGAAAATTAGTCTAGACGGAAACGATGATTACCGACTAGAATTCTTGCTTGGAAAAGAGTCGATTGGAGTAGTAAAGATCAAAGGGAAATCGAAAAATAGTGGCCTGCGAAACTATGTGGTCAACGTGCCGGAACTTGTCACGGTCCGGGGTTTTGATGGATTAAAAATATATCCTTCAGGTGGTGATTTAGAGTACGCGGTTGGATACATTAAAAGCACGGGAGCGCGGCATATGCCTCCATACATCAAACGCGGTGTAACTCAACCTCCAGGATGA
- a CDS encoding class I SAM-dependent methyltransferase, with amino-acid sequence MKPGSDLPATPNIVLDPNSYVDPMARVFSQQDEILRAFFPHCSDFYRTILYDPTVLALMDQGKIVRTHEKAEITLPGFDLVVSHQRISRKNYSYEWPFSMLREAALVTLDIAIQLIEKKITLQDAASFNVFFKDTHPVFIDFSSLVTDDEQYLWAAYQQFCHHFLFPLYIHAAGKSSLVLSLLKDNLDGINARQTSQALGLSHKLVLRDYFSRLAIPEFFAGKLGRAQDRSYMSTTSGKIMNFVNTTKAKLRFFTSLRRTVEKIKGPRMRREWVDYYNQTDEGQLQRKQEAVSRVLDHLQYSTVVDVGCNLGNFACLAAQKGVKVTALDADPDCIERLFIKARQKNLTILPLVADLTNPSPMLGWRNLEYDTLPHRIKADAVLALALMHHLIFSSGWNFDRTLGALKEFQNEALLVEYVDINDPMTKRLPRRPGVDYGWYDLENFKEALGRHFRKVDQVKRLSDTRVLFLGQEPLD; translated from the coding sequence ATGAAACCGGGGAGTGATCTCCCTGCCACCCCCAACATAGTGCTCGACCCAAATTCCTACGTTGATCCGATGGCCAGGGTGTTCTCCCAGCAGGATGAGATTTTAAGGGCCTTTTTCCCTCATTGTTCTGATTTTTATCGCACAATTCTTTACGATCCCACCGTGCTTGCACTGATGGACCAAGGCAAAATAGTGCGCACGCACGAGAAGGCGGAGATTACGCTGCCGGGGTTTGACTTGGTGGTTAGTCACCAGCGCATAAGCCGAAAAAATTATTCCTACGAGTGGCCTTTTTCCATGTTGCGGGAGGCTGCCCTAGTTACCTTGGACATCGCCATACAGTTGATTGAAAAAAAAATTACTCTCCAGGATGCGGCCTCTTTTAACGTTTTTTTTAAGGATACTCACCCCGTTTTTATAGATTTCAGCTCCCTTGTTACCGATGACGAACAATATTTATGGGCTGCTTACCAGCAATTTTGTCATCATTTCCTTTTTCCCCTCTATATTCATGCTGCTGGTAAATCTTCCTTGGTCCTCAGCCTGCTCAAGGACAACTTAGATGGCATCAACGCCAGGCAAACTTCCCAAGCCCTTGGGTTGTCGCATAAGCTAGTTCTAAGGGATTACTTTTCCCGTTTGGCCATACCGGAGTTTTTTGCCGGGAAGCTGGGGCGTGCACAGGACCGTTCGTACATGTCCACAACCTCGGGCAAAATCATGAATTTTGTAAATACTACCAAGGCCAAATTGAGGTTCTTTACATCCCTTCGACGAACGGTAGAGAAAATAAAAGGGCCGCGCATGCGGCGAGAATGGGTGGACTATTACAACCAGACCGATGAAGGGCAATTGCAGCGTAAGCAAGAGGCGGTCTCGCGGGTTTTGGACCATCTTCAGTATTCCACGGTAGTGGACGTGGGCTGTAATTTAGGCAACTTCGCCTGTCTTGCTGCCCAAAAAGGTGTCAAAGTGACCGCCCTTGATGCCGACCCCGACTGTATTGAACGTCTTTTCATCAAAGCACGTCAAAAAAACTTGACCATTCTTCCGCTGGTGGCGGATCTCACCAACCCGAGCCCTATGCTTGGCTGGCGCAACTTGGAGTATGACACCTTGCCCCACCGCATAAAGGCTGATGCCGTCCTAGCTCTGGCCCTGATGCATCATCTGATTTTCAGTAGTGGTTGGAATTTCGACCGAACCTTGGGCGCGCTGAAGGAGTTTCAAAACGAGGCTTTGTTAGTCGAATATGTCGACATTAATGACCCCATGACCAAGCGGTTACCGCGTCGACCTGGGGTAGATTACGGCTGGTATGACCTTGAAAATTTCAAAGAAGCTTTGGGGCGGCACTTCCGGAAGGTAGACCAAGTTAAGAGACTCAGTGATACGCGGGTTCTGTTCCTGGGACAAGAACCCCTCGATTGA
- a CDS encoding IS110 family transposase produces the protein MIYVGMDIHKKTTTFCALDQEGKVIHRGTVPSGETGWLDAIHRWPKDEIAVALETGSMTWWVVDVLREAGIEPIVVDARQFKMIADSKKKSDRHDARALADGLRGGLAERIAVNVPREKARRARSLMQTRQQILKQRNMTVNAVKAMLRSVGVEMKKAQWPKDSHWEKVLDNPAVPIWMKPFLITQRSIWDHLEQQRQEFDALVHEELSCWPEAQLLLEMPGFGPIVTLGILSGIDDIKRFRRSNQLASYAGLIPSSRDSGAVQRRGGITRQGRSLMRYFAVQAAWAAMRSKNLTIPLRKWSRRLIVKRGKKVAAVALARRLLVLAHKLLTTGEVYNSKYPVVA, from the coding sequence ATGATTTATGTTGGCATGGACATTCACAAGAAGACCACGACTTTTTGCGCTTTGGATCAGGAGGGCAAAGTCATCCACCGGGGTACGGTTCCCAGCGGTGAAACTGGATGGCTTGATGCAATCCATCGTTGGCCCAAAGACGAAATAGCGGTTGCTCTTGAAACTGGCTCCATGACCTGGTGGGTGGTGGATGTGTTGCGTGAGGCTGGAATTGAGCCCATCGTGGTCGACGCCCGTCAATTCAAAATGATCGCCGACAGTAAGAAGAAGAGCGACCGCCACGATGCCCGGGCCCTTGCCGATGGGCTGCGAGGTGGCTTGGCTGAGCGAATCGCGGTCAATGTGCCTAGAGAAAAAGCACGTCGGGCCCGCTCTTTGATGCAGACTCGGCAGCAAATTCTCAAGCAGCGCAATATGACGGTAAACGCAGTAAAGGCCATGCTGCGTTCGGTTGGGGTGGAGATGAAAAAGGCCCAATGGCCCAAGGATAGCCACTGGGAAAAAGTCCTTGATAATCCGGCGGTGCCCATTTGGATGAAGCCATTCCTGATCACCCAACGCAGCATCTGGGACCACTTGGAGCAGCAAAGGCAGGAGTTTGATGCCTTGGTCCATGAGGAGTTGAGCTGTTGGCCTGAGGCGCAACTGCTTCTGGAGATGCCCGGTTTCGGCCCCATCGTCACCCTGGGCATTCTCAGCGGCATAGATGACATAAAGCGTTTCAGGCGCTCAAATCAGCTGGCCAGTTATGCCGGTCTGATCCCCTCGTCCCGTGACAGCGGAGCGGTGCAACGCCGGGGAGGGATAACCCGCCAGGGACGAAGTCTGATGCGCTATTTCGCGGTGCAGGCCGCCTGGGCGGCCATGCGCAGTAAGAATCTCACGATCCCTTTGCGTAAATGGTCCCGCAGGCTGATTGTGAAGCGGGGAAAGAAGGTGGCTGCAGTTGCCTTGGCCAGAAGACTTCTAGTCCTGGCCCACAAGCTATTGACCACCGGAGAAGTTTATAACTCCAAATACCCAGTCGTGGCCTGA
- a CDS encoding HGGxSTG domain-containing protein, which yields MSVVVTVNISSLARAMFNMPWAYAGAMPGTKTVGSGQMFHTDARPIPLTGAFATITIKPNELRELKIVNREEKIRLLRIHQKECEIKSQEWKRRGYRCPPPNYPPLPPELVDMTCGAKTRAGTPCKQLVLYRGGRCKFHGGLSTGPRTEEGKAKSAQNGFKPGWSNTKPMEG from the coding sequence ATGTCTGTTGTTGTGACTGTCAACATTTCCAGCCTGGCACGGGCGATGTTCAACATGCCCTGGGCTTATGCCGGAGCGATGCCTGGGACAAAAACCGTGGGCAGTGGCCAAATGTTCCACACAGATGCTCGGCCTATACCGCTAACTGGGGCATTTGCAACGATAACCATTAAACCAAATGAATTGCGTGAGCTGAAAATAGTGAACCGAGAAGAAAAAATCAGGCTGCTGCGGATCCACCAAAAGGAATGCGAAATCAAAAGCCAGGAGTGGAAACGTAGAGGATACCGCTGCCCTCCACCAAATTACCCACCACTTCCACCTGAATTGGTTGACATGACTTGCGGCGCCAAGACCAGAGCGGGGACACCATGTAAGCAATTAGTTCTCTACCGGGGAGGCCGTTGTAAATTTCATGGCGGTCTATCAACTGGACCGCGTACTGAGGAGGGTAAAGCTAAATCGGCCCAAAATGGCTTCAAGCCGGGATGGTCAAATACGAAGCCCATGGAGGGTTGA